In Planctomycetia bacterium, the following are encoded in one genomic region:
- a CDS encoding acetamidase/formamidase family protein, producing the protein MKRISRDDARKYAFDWRDEPLLKVASGETFEIETFDASTGFFKTSEDLAIPGKRPGFDRSPPLANPIGGPVFVDGAKKGDVLVVEIESITVDDYSWCAVGPKRGPLGELTRYPEVSQNYATRIFRHTPGPSGTTRDGELHFNEQIKWPITPFVGTLGCAPDREVVTSLDGQGDWGGNLDIRDVAPGNKIYLPVYHPGALFYLGDVHASQGDTEFTGTAAETKSTVRLKLSLIPDRKIPCMRIEKPDAIITIHANRPLEVAVETATIQMIDWLVADYGFSVTDAYVLVSTCPDFRINVYQMCKIGKLSYVAGAEVPKKFLPKK; encoded by the coding sequence ATGAAACGCATCTCCCGCGACGACGCCCGTAAATACGCCTTCGACTGGCGCGACGAACCTCTCTTGAAGGTCGCCTCGGGCGAGACCTTCGAGATCGAGACGTTCGACGCGAGCACCGGCTTCTTCAAGACTTCGGAAGACCTTGCGATTCCCGGCAAGCGACCCGGCTTCGATCGTTCGCCGCCGCTGGCGAATCCGATCGGCGGACCGGTCTTCGTCGATGGTGCGAAGAAAGGAGACGTGCTCGTCGTCGAGATCGAGTCGATCACGGTCGACGATTACTCTTGGTGCGCAGTCGGTCCGAAGCGTGGTCCGCTCGGCGAGCTCACGCGCTACCCGGAAGTCTCGCAGAACTACGCGACGCGCATCTTCCGCCACACGCCCGGCCCGAGCGGCACGACGCGCGACGGCGAGCTGCATTTCAACGAGCAGATCAAATGGCCGATCACGCCGTTCGTCGGCACGCTCGGCTGCGCGCCCGATCGGGAAGTGGTGACGAGCCTCGACGGCCAAGGAGATTGGGGCGGCAACCTCGATATCCGCGACGTCGCGCCCGGCAATAAAATTTACTTGCCGGTTTATCATCCCGGCGCGCTGTTTTACTTGGGCGACGTGCATGCCAGCCAAGGGGACACCGAATTTACCGGCACGGCCGCGGAAACGAAATCGACCGTCCGGCTGAAGCTGAGCTTGATCCCCGACCGCAAGATTCCTTGCATGCGAATCGAAAAGCCGGACGCGATCATCACGATCCACGCGAATCGTCCGCTTGAGGTCGCAGTCGAAACGGCGACGATTCAGATGATCGATTGGCTCGTCGCCGATTACGGCTTCTCCGTGACGGACGCCTACGTGCTCGTCAGCACCTGCCCCGACTTCCGCATCAACGTCTACCAGATGTGCAAGATCGGCAAGCTCAGCTACGTGGCCGGAGCGGAAGTGCCGAAGAAGTTTTTGCCGAAGAAATAA